GGAGAAGGAGACCACCACCCAGTTCGACGAGCTGATGGAGATGGTGGAGCTTCCCGGTTTCCGCAAGGGCAAGGCCCCGCTGAAGCTGCTGCAGAACAAGTTCGGCCGCAACGTGAAGGCCGAGGTGGTCGGCAAGCTGGTGGAGGAGTCCTTCAAGAAGCTCGTGGAGGACGAGAAGCTCCGCGTCTGGCAGACCCCGCAGGTCGAGAAACTGGAGGAGCTCATCGAGGGGCTCAAGGAGGGCGACGACCTCGTCTTCTCCCTCTCCTTCGACGTGGCCCCGCGCTGCGACCTGGGCAACTACCGCGGCCTGGAGGTGGAGAAGCCCGTCGTCACCGTGACGGACGAGGAGCTGGCGCAGGCCATGGACAGCGCGCGCGAGCGCATGCTCACCTTCGTGAGCGTCGAGGACGCCGTGCAGGCGGAGGACCAGGCGCTCATCACCTTCGAGGGAACCATTGACGGCGCGGCCTTCGAGGGCAACACGGCCGAGAACTACCCCTACATGATGGGCTCCGGGCGCCTGCCCGAGTTCGAGGGGGCGCTGCTCGGGAAAAAGGCCGGCGACACCGCCGAGGCCGACGTCGCCTTCGGCGATGACTGGCACAACAAGGACCTGGCCGGCAAGACCGCCCGCTTCACCATCACAGTGAACGAGGTCAAGCGCCGCCAGCTGCCGGAGATCACCGAAGACCTGGCCAAGGAACTCGGCTATGAGTCCCTTGAGGCCTGGACCACAAGCACCCGCGAGCGCCTCCAGCGCGCGAACGACGACTACTCCCTGCGCCTCGCCCGCGAGGACGCCCTCCAGAAGATCGTCGCCGCGTCCACCTTCGAGGTCTCCAAGGCCATGCTGGACGAGATGGTCCGCGACGTCCTCAACAACAAGCGCCTGAGCCGCGAAGTCCTTGAGGACGACGCCGCGATGGAGAAGGAGCGCGGGGAGGCCCGCGAGGAGGCCATGAACGAGATCCGCCGCTTCTCCGTCATCCAGGAGATCGCCGACACCGAGGGCGTCGAGGTGACCGCCGAGGACTTCGAGAAGGAGGCCGCCACCGTCGGCGCCTCCCTCAACCTGCCCACCGAGGCCGTCCTCTCCTACTACCAGCGCGAGGGCCAGATGTCCGACCTGTACTCCCGTCTCATGAAGGAAAAGGTCCTGAACACCGTCCTGGAGCACGCCAAGATCATCGCGACGGAGCTCAAGGACGACGACAAGGCCGGGGAGACGGAGGAAGCATGAGCGAGACGCGCCCCCACATCGCCGGAACGCCCCCCTGGGGCGGCGCGCCGGTGGACCCGCAGATGGTCACCATCTACCAGCAGACCAGCCGCGGCGAGCGCGTCTATGACATCTACTCCCGCCTGCTGGAGGACCGCATCGTCTTCCTCGGCATGCCCGTGACCGACGACGTGGCCAACTACATCATCGCCCAGCTTCTCTTCCTCGAGGCCGAGGATCCGGAGAAGGACATCAACCTCTACATCAACTCGCCGGGAGGCAGCGTGACCGCCGGCCTCGCCATCTACGACACCATGCAGTTCATCCGGCCCGACGTGGCGACCATCTGCCTCGGCCAGGCCGCCAGCATGGGCGCCGTCCTCATGGCCGCCGGCGCCAAAGGCAAGCGCTTCGCCCTCCCCTACTCCCGCTTCCTGCTCCACCAGCTCATGGGCGGCGTGCGCGGCCAGGCCACGGACATCGAGATCCAGGCCCGCGAAATCGTCCGCATCGGCGAGATGGTGGACGAGATCCTCGTCAAGCACACCGGGCGGACCGTCGAGGACATCCGCCACGACAGCGACCGCGACTTCTTCATGAGCGCCGAGGAGGCAAAGACCTACGGCCTCGTGGACGCCGTCCTCACCCGCCACCCCGCCGCCGCGAAGTAACGCCAAAGACAACGCGAACGCCCCGCGCCCACCCGGCGCGGGGCGTTGCTGTTTCCACCAAGAATCTCCGCCATGCCCCGGCGTGCCCCCCCCTGGGACCGCCAGGCTCCAGCCTGGCCCCGCGCGCCCAAGCGCGCGTCCCCTTTTCTTCCTTCGCGCGTTCCCAAGTTTTACTTGGGAATGCGCTTGCCAGCGAAGCTCCGCTTCGCGCCTCCTGAGGGTGAGGAAAGGACCGGGGTGTCCGCCGCAGACAGCGGCCACAGGATGAGCGGATATATCCTGCGCCAGAGAGAGGCGCAGAAAGGGGCGGTTTTCCCCGGAAAACCTGTCCTGCCACAACCCCGCGCGGGCAAGCCCGCACGAAGAAAGGCGGCAGCAAGCTGCCGCACTCCAAGGCGCTGCGCGCTGTGCGGACCCGGGGCTGCGGGAGGGCCGGAAACGTGGACGCGTCCTCTTGGCGCGTTCTTCGGGTCAACGAAAAACCCCTCGAACACGTCCGCGGCCGTTGCTGATCCGGCGATTTCCCTGATCGCCGGATGAGGCATCGCGAGAACCGAATCCG
Above is a genomic segment from Candidatus Hydrogenedentota bacterium containing:
- the tig gene encoding trigger factor produces the protein MSDMDSKNDALENNEAAVEPEGKTVAAPEETDEVSGAEGQEEEKFVFTVAPVFDLQYKGDCAYEVKITVAAANLEKETTTQFDELMEMVELPGFRKGKAPLKLLQNKFGRNVKAEVVGKLVEESFKKLVEDEKLRVWQTPQVEKLEELIEGLKEGDDLVFSLSFDVAPRCDLGNYRGLEVEKPVVTVTDEELAQAMDSARERMLTFVSVEDAVQAEDQALITFEGTIDGAAFEGNTAENYPYMMGSGRLPEFEGALLGKKAGDTAEADVAFGDDWHNKDLAGKTARFTITVNEVKRRQLPEITEDLAKELGYESLEAWTTSTRERLQRANDDYSLRLAREDALQKIVAASTFEVSKAMLDEMVRDVLNNKRLSREVLEDDAAMEKERGEAREEAMNEIRRFSVIQEIADTEGVEVTAEDFEKEAATVGASLNLPTEAVLSYYQREGQMSDLYSRLMKEKVLNTVLEHAKIIATELKDDDKAGETEEA
- the clpP gene encoding ATP-dependent Clp endopeptidase proteolytic subunit ClpP yields the protein MVTIYQQTSRGERVYDIYSRLLEDRIVFLGMPVTDDVANYIIAQLLFLEAEDPEKDINLYINSPGGSVTAGLAIYDTMQFIRPDVATICLGQAASMGAVLMAAGAKGKRFALPYSRFLLHQLMGGVRGQATDIEIQAREIVRIGEMVDEILVKHTGRTVEDIRHDSDRDFFMSAEEAKTYGLVDAVLTRHPAAAK